A window of Pirellulales bacterium genomic DNA:
GCTGGACGGGGGTGGCCGCCGCTGCGTTGGGACTGTATGTGTTCGGGACGTTGGGGGTGAACCTGTGCTTTCACCGATTACTGACACATCGCAGCTTCGTCTGTCCGCTGTGGCTGGAACATGCCCTTTCGGTACTGGGCGTTTGCTGCCTGCAGGATACTCCGGTCCGCTGGGTCGTCGCACATCGTGTACATCATCAACACTCGGATGAGCAGCCCGACCCCCATTCGCCGCTCGTCAATTTTCTGTGGTCGCACATGGGTTGGCTGTTTGTCGAAAACCGAGGGCTGAATTCCATCGCCGCCTACGACCGCTATGGCCGCGACCTGCTGCGCGATTCGTTCTACATGCGTTTCGAGCGCAATCATTTCTGGCTTTGGGTCAATATCGCCCAGTTCGTCGTGTTCTATATCGCCGGGGCATGCCTGGGCGGAGCACTGACGGGCACCTGGGCTGGTGCGACACAAATGGGGGCGAGTCTGCTGGTATGGGGCGTGTTCGTTCGCACTGTGGCCGTCTGGCACATCACCTGGAGCGTCAACTCTGTTACCCACGTATGGGGCTACCGTAATTATGCAACCGACGAAAACAGTCGGAACAATTGGCTGGTGGCCCTCATCTCTAACGGCGAAGGTTGGCACAACAACCATCATGCCGATCAGCGCAGCGCCGCCCATGGTCATCGTTGGTTTGAACTGGATGTTACTTACTTGACGATCCGGGCACTTGTTGCCGTGGGCCTGGCGCACAGCTACATCGCGCCAAATCAGCGGACGCTGGATCGCGTCACGGCGGACGGCATTCCCGCCGACATCGGAATTGACTGAGCGCAGGTTGCCGCCGTCATCGCACAGGTGGCTAGCCCTATCTTCGGCAAACGCCTTGCCCATCTGGGACTGAGGCCATCGTGGGTCACGGCTGCTAGCCGCGCGCGGCCCATTTTGCTACCCTAGACGCACCGT
This region includes:
- a CDS encoding fatty acid desaturase, producing the protein MQSEIAPTRVRAGRRLIVPHDAQSGASTVLGLPHAAPAPSADRSLAYPSTAAGSRVMWGNVAGVAAYHGVALCAVVPWLFSWTGVAAAALGLYVFGTLGVNLCFHRLLTHRSFVCPLWLEHALSVLGVCCLQDTPVRWVVAHRVHHQHSDEQPDPHSPLVNFLWSHMGWLFVENRGLNSIAAYDRYGRDLLRDSFYMRFERNHFWLWVNIAQFVVFYIAGACLGGALTGTWAGATQMGASLLVWGVFVRTVAVWHITWSVNSVTHVWGYRNYATDENSRNNWLVALISNGEGWHNNHHADQRSAAHGHRWFELDVTYLTIRALVAVGLAHSYIAPNQRTLDRVTADGIPADIGID